The Desmonostoc muscorum LEGE 12446 genome includes a region encoding these proteins:
- a CDS encoding Tab2/Atab2 family RNA-binding protein, which produces MGSIWEVDFYSRPILDANQKKVWEVLVCESPLDTNTKADSLFRYAQYCPSTQVNSGWLRTALQEAIDEAGKAPIKIRFFRRQMNNMITKACQDLGIPAQPSRRTLILNQWLERRMQEVYPQEPGYQGGTNPSVRLEKPLPQRLPDALEGQQWVFVSLAAEDLAEMSEWEIGFGEAFPLELAQVSPETRIPGVLIFSPRALPLAGWMSGLELAFLKVDTSEEAKLLLETGVTESWIVANIKKSQTLAEAKGFEEAKQKANGVHFLGVQSDAKAESFAGFWLLQEVNL; this is translated from the coding sequence ATGGGCAGTATTTGGGAAGTCGATTTTTACTCTCGTCCGATTTTGGACGCCAATCAAAAAAAAGTTTGGGAAGTCTTAGTCTGTGAAAGTCCTTTGGATACCAACACAAAAGCAGATTCTTTGTTTCGCTATGCTCAATATTGCCCCAGTACCCAGGTAAATTCGGGCTGGTTGCGGACAGCATTGCAAGAGGCTATTGACGAAGCTGGAAAAGCGCCAATTAAAATTCGCTTTTTCCGCCGCCAAATGAACAATATGATTACGAAAGCTTGCCAAGACTTGGGGATTCCCGCCCAGCCTAGCCGCCGTACTTTGATTCTCAACCAATGGTTAGAACGGCGGATGCAGGAGGTATATCCTCAAGAACCAGGGTATCAAGGAGGCACTAATCCCTCAGTCCGGTTGGAGAAACCTTTGCCGCAACGTTTACCAGATGCTTTAGAAGGACAGCAGTGGGTATTTGTGAGCTTAGCAGCCGAGGATTTGGCAGAGATGTCAGAGTGGGAAATCGGCTTTGGTGAAGCTTTCCCGCTAGAGTTGGCACAGGTATCGCCCGAAACTCGTATTCCTGGTGTTTTGATTTTCTCACCTAGAGCGTTGCCTTTGGCGGGCTGGATGTCTGGTTTGGAGTTGGCTTTCTTAAAAGTTGACACCAGCGAAGAGGCGAAATTGCTTTTAGAAACTGGTGTTACTGAAAGCTGGATTGTGGCAAATATCAAAAAATCTCAAACTTTAGCAGAGGCCAAAGGTTTTGAAGAAGCTAAGCAAAAAGCTAATGGAGTACATTTTCTAGGTGTACAGTCCGATGCTAAAGCGGAATCATTTGCTGGTTTTTGGCTCTTGCAAGAGGTTAATCTTTGA
- a CDS encoding TldD/PmbA family protein, whose protein sequence is MGSENLSKDTLAEELLELAIKSGAEAAEVYQSHSLSRPVFFEANRLKQLEASQSEGTALRLWRNGRPGLTVAYGSVPAQVMVEKALALSQLNQPELVELGSNFQPSYPDLGTSVPIEVLVDWGKEAIALIRDAYPDVVCNGDWECDVETTRLVNTKGLDCHYTDTTLSCYMSAEWVRGDDFLSVADGQTKRGELHPDKLANQILQRLIWARENVSSPNGRVPVLFTSKAADMLWGTVQAALNSKRVLEAASPWAERLGSPIMAPSLTLYQDPEAGPYSCPFDDEGTPTQFLVFVQNGILEHFYGDRTTGAQLSTNTTGNGFRPSLGSYPTPGLFNFLIQPGSLSLQELIEHLDDGLIVDQMLGNGGSISGDFSINVDLGYRVQNGQVIGRVKDTMVAGNVYAALKQLVTLGNDADWNGSCYTPSLIVEGLSTTGRSN, encoded by the coding sequence ATGGGTTCTGAAAATTTGTCAAAAGATACACTAGCAGAAGAACTGCTGGAACTAGCCATAAAATCTGGAGCAGAAGCAGCTGAGGTGTATCAGTCGCATTCGCTTTCTCGTCCAGTGTTTTTTGAGGCAAACCGACTCAAGCAGCTAGAAGCTAGCCAATCTGAAGGTACAGCACTGCGGCTTTGGCGAAATGGGCGTCCAGGACTGACGGTGGCTTATGGTTCTGTCCCAGCCCAGGTGATGGTGGAAAAAGCTTTGGCTTTGAGTCAACTTAATCAACCGGAATTAGTGGAATTAGGCTCTAATTTTCAGCCATCTTACCCAGATTTAGGAACAAGTGTGCCGATAGAGGTTTTGGTAGACTGGGGCAAGGAAGCGATCGCACTTATCCGCGATGCTTATCCTGATGTTGTCTGCAATGGCGACTGGGAATGTGATGTGGAAACTACTAGACTAGTCAACACGAAAGGTTTAGATTGCCACTACACTGATACCACCCTCAGTTGCTACATGTCGGCAGAATGGGTGCGCGGTGATGATTTTTTGAGTGTTGCCGATGGTCAAACCAAGCGGGGCGAACTCCACCCAGACAAATTAGCTAACCAAATTTTACAGCGGTTAATTTGGGCAAGAGAAAATGTTTCATCTCCCAATGGCCGCGTCCCAGTTTTGTTTACTTCTAAAGCCGCCGATATGCTATGGGGTACTGTACAAGCAGCTTTGAACAGCAAGCGAGTTTTAGAAGCTGCTTCCCCTTGGGCAGAACGCCTGGGTAGCCCAATCATGGCACCCAGTCTCACTCTCTACCAAGATCCCGAAGCCGGCCCTTACAGTTGCCCTTTTGATGATGAAGGCACTCCTACCCAATTTTTAGTATTTGTCCAAAACGGAATTTTAGAGCATTTTTATGGCGATCGCACCACCGGCGCACAACTGAGTACTAACACCACTGGCAATGGTTTTCGCCCTAGTTTAGGCAGCTATCCCACCCCTGGTTTATTTAATTTTCTCATCCAGCCAGGATCGTTATCTCTACAAGAGTTGATTGAACACCTTGATGATGGTTTAATTGTCGATCAAATGCTAGGTAATGGCGGCAGTATTTCTGGAGATTTTTCGATCAACGTTGATTTAGGCTACCGCGTGCAAAATGGTCAGGTAATTGGACGCGTTAAGGATACGATGGTTGCAGGTAATGTCTACGCAGCTCTCAAGCAATTAGTTACACTCGGCAACGATGCTGATTGGAATGGTTCTTGCTATACTCCATCTCTGATAGTCGAAGGGTTATCGACGACGGGAAGAAGTAATTAA
- a CDS encoding GNAT family N-acetyltransferase, which produces MLIQKDEITIHPMLDEMYDYELMAKWLTDKQVLEFYEGRDNPFPLERIIETYKPLIKGDEAVIPCILCYRNIAIGYLQYCAVNDLSETDRQLYCLDETDNVYAIDLFIGETDYWNQGIGTKILSVVINYLFEEVQAEKIVIDPHVDNPRAIRCYEKCGFVKVKLLPAHELHEGEYSDCWLMAIAVKKSLHLS; this is translated from the coding sequence ATGCTAATTCAGAAAGACGAAATTACTATTCATCCCATGCTAGATGAAATGTATGATTATGAGTTGATGGCAAAATGGCTAACTGATAAACAAGTATTGGAATTTTATGAAGGAAGAGATAATCCTTTTCCTTTAGAAAGAATTATAGAAACATACAAACCGCTCATTAAAGGAGATGAGGCAGTTATTCCCTGTATCTTGTGTTATCGAAATATTGCCATTGGTTATTTGCAGTATTGTGCAGTCAATGACTTATCAGAAACAGATAGACAATTGTATTGCCTTGATGAAACTGATAATGTTTATGCAATTGACTTATTTATAGGGGAAACTGATTATTGGAATCAAGGAATCGGGACAAAAATTCTGTCAGTAGTTATCAACTATCTTTTTGAAGAAGTACAAGCAGAAAAAATTGTCATCGATCCCCATGTTGATAATCCTCGTGCTATTCGCTGCTATGAGAAATGTGGTTTTGTAAAAGTAAAGTTATTGCCTGCCCATGAACTCCATGAAGGAGAATACTCAGATTGTTGGCTGATGGCGATCGCTGTGAAGAAATCATTACACTTAAGTTAG
- a CDS encoding HAD-IA family hydrolase → MEQPKVIFLDAVGTLFDVKGSVGEVYSQIAQEFGVTVSAETLNTSFIQSFKTAPPPIFPDAELQDIPQREFDWWRIIALNTFESAGVLKQFSDFSAFFSELYIHFGTPEPWFVYPDVLPALINWRRLGVTLGVLSNFDSRIYSVLQSLGLREFFSSITISTQVRAAKPDPQIFAIALNKHKCSPEAAWHVGDSIVEDYYGAKAAGLRAVWINRGK, encoded by the coding sequence ATGGAACAACCGAAAGTTATTTTTTTAGATGCTGTGGGCACACTCTTCGACGTTAAAGGCAGTGTGGGTGAAGTTTATAGTCAGATAGCCCAGGAGTTCGGTGTTACAGTTTCCGCCGAGACATTAAATACAAGTTTCATCCAAAGCTTTAAAACAGCACCGCCGCCCATATTTCCAGACGCAGAACTGCAAGATATTCCCCAGCGTGAGTTTGATTGGTGGCGGATAATTGCCCTGAACACTTTTGAAAGTGCAGGTGTTCTCAAGCAATTTTCTGACTTTTCGGCTTTTTTTAGTGAACTTTACATTCACTTTGGTACTCCTGAACCGTGGTTTGTCTATCCTGATGTCCTACCAGCTTTAATTAACTGGCGACGGTTGGGGGTTACTTTGGGGGTGCTGTCCAATTTTGATTCCCGGATTTACTCAGTATTGCAAAGTTTAGGATTGAGAGAGTTTTTTAGTTCTATTACCATTTCTACCCAGGTACGTGCAGCTAAACCCGATCCTCAAATTTTTGCCATTGCGTTAAACAAGCATAAATGTTCTCCAGAGGCAGCATGGCATGTTGGCGATAGTATTGTGGAAGATTATTACGGAGCCAAAGCAGCTGGTTTGAGAGCCGTTTGGATTAATCGTGGGAAATGA
- a CDS encoding ChaB family protein, whose amino-acid sequence MPDQTTNQLPQDIKEQLPEHAQQIFVAAFNAAQSNGFSEEGAREVAWNSVKNEYEPGSGGKWQRKPEDPATHNKAVTSGGN is encoded by the coding sequence ATGCCAGATCAAACAACAAATCAATTGCCTCAAGACATCAAAGAACAATTGCCTGAACACGCACAGCAGATTTTTGTAGCAGCATTTAATGCTGCTCAAAGCAATGGTTTTAGTGAAGAAGGTGCCCGTGAGGTTGCTTGGAATAGTGTAAAAAATGAGTACGAACCAGGCAGCGGTGGCAAATGGCAGAGAAAACCTGAAGACCCTGCAACACATAATAAAGCTGTTACGTCTGGTGGCAATTAA
- a CDS encoding DUF1345 domain-containing protein → MKLNLLKNFDPRPRLFIAIGVAVLISVILPSWLHLPTRILCAWNSGADFFLAITWWKMLKATPEKIRRYAENEYEGHLAIFMLVIAAACASVLAIGFLLTDKKGLSTILLILHVILSIMTIVGSWLLVHTMFAVQYAHIYYKYISRNNRQEFTGGLDFPHNDYPDYWEFLYYSFVIGMTSQVSDVQTTSRDMRRLTLLHGILSFFFNTTILAMSINIIASLI, encoded by the coding sequence GTGAAACTTAATTTATTGAAAAACTTTGACCCTCGACCTCGATTGTTTATTGCTATCGGAGTCGCTGTATTAATTTCAGTAATACTTCCATCTTGGCTGCATTTACCCACTCGCATTCTCTGCGCTTGGAACTCCGGCGCTGACTTTTTCTTAGCCATAACTTGGTGGAAAATGCTCAAAGCTACGCCAGAAAAAATTCGTCGTTATGCTGAGAATGAATATGAAGGACATCTGGCGATATTCATGCTGGTGATTGCTGCGGCTTGTGCTAGTGTTTTAGCCATTGGATTTTTATTAACTGATAAAAAAGGATTGTCAACAATTCTGCTGATTTTACATGTCATACTTTCAATTATGACGATTGTAGGTTCTTGGTTACTAGTGCATACGATGTTCGCAGTGCAGTATGCACACATTTACTACAAATATATTAGTCGCAATAATAGGCAAGAATTCACCGGAGGTTTAGATTTTCCTCATAACGACTATCCAGACTATTGGGAATTTTTGTATTATTCATTTGTAATTGGAATGACTAGCCAAGTTTCAGATGTGCAAACGACATCACGCGATATGAGGCGTTTGACGTTGCTACATGGCATATTATCCTTCTTTTTCAATACTACCATTCTAGCTATGAGTATTAATATTATTGCGTCGTTGATTTAA
- a CDS encoding DUF1499 domain-containing protein, translating to MIFAGKRPNNLGVSNGKLAPCPNSPNCVSSQSTDAVHKIAPLTFTSSAEAAIANLKTIIESLPRTKIITESQDYLYVEFKSALLGFVDDVEFYLDRNTNTIQVRSASRLGQSDLGVNRQRIETIRAKLN from the coding sequence ATGATTTTTGCAGGTAAACGACCGAATAATTTAGGTGTTAGTAACGGTAAATTAGCACCTTGCCCTAACTCTCCTAACTGTGTTTCCAGCCAGAGTACAGATGCAGTCCACAAAATTGCACCGCTGACTTTTACATCTAGTGCAGAAGCAGCAATTGCTAATCTCAAAACGATTATTGAGTCCTTACCAAGAACTAAAATCATTACCGAAAGCCAAGATTATTTATATGTAGAATTTAAAAGTGCCTTGCTGGGATTTGTGGATGATGTAGAATTCTATCTAGACCGGAATACTAATACGATACAAGTCCGTTCTGCTTCACGTTTAGGTCAGAGTGATTTGGGTGTGAATCGTCAACGAATAGAGACAATTAGAGCCAAATTGAACTAA
- a CDS encoding NAD(P)/FAD-dependent oxidoreductase, producing MTQQTSRICILGGGFGGLYTALGLSQLPWESTQKPEIVLVDQSDRFLFSPFLYELLTGELQTWEIAPPFEELLQGTGVRFYQGVVSGIDIDQRRVNLHEGPQIPYDRLVLALGGETPLDLVPGAADHAYPFRTISDAYRLEERLRFLEESDADKIRVAIVGAGYSGVELACKLADRLGERGRFRLVEIADQILRTSPEFNREAAKKALDARGIFLDLETKVESIGQDTISLEYKNQVDTIPVELVIWTVGTRVAPVVKSLPLKQNQRGQISTTSNLQVFEHPEIFALGDLADSHDAEGQQVPATAQAAFQQADYAAWNIWASLTNRPLLPFRYQHLGEMMALGKDNATLAGLGIKLEGPLAYIGRRLAYLYRLPTLDHQLKVGFNWLVRPIIETLSK from the coding sequence ATGACTCAACAAACTTCTAGAATCTGCATCCTTGGTGGAGGCTTTGGTGGTCTCTACACAGCCCTGGGTTTAAGCCAGTTACCTTGGGAATCTACGCAAAAACCCGAAATTGTTTTGGTAGATCAAAGCGATCGCTTTCTATTTTCCCCCTTTCTTTACGAATTACTCACTGGCGAACTGCAAACCTGGGAAATCGCCCCACCATTTGAAGAACTTTTACAAGGTACAGGGGTACGTTTTTATCAAGGAGTGGTATCTGGAATTGACATCGACCAGCGACGGGTAAACTTACACGAAGGGCCCCAAATTCCTTACGACAGATTAGTGCTGGCCTTAGGAGGAGAGACACCGCTAGATTTAGTACCAGGTGCAGCAGACCATGCTTACCCATTCCGGACAATCTCCGACGCCTATCGTTTAGAAGAACGCCTGCGATTTTTGGAAGAATCCGATGCTGATAAAATTCGAGTGGCGATCGTTGGGGCTGGCTACAGTGGTGTAGAGTTAGCTTGTAAGCTAGCCGATCGACTAGGTGAAAGAGGACGCTTTCGGCTCGTTGAAATCGCCGACCAAATCTTGCGAACTTCCCCAGAATTTAACCGTGAAGCAGCCAAGAAAGCTTTAGACGCCCGTGGCATTTTTCTCGATTTAGAAACCAAAGTCGAATCAATCGGTCAAGATACCATCTCCCTAGAGTATAAAAATCAAGTAGACACAATTCCCGTCGAATTAGTAATTTGGACAGTGGGAACGCGAGTTGCACCGGTAGTGAAATCCCTTCCCCTCAAGCAAAATCAGCGTGGTCAAATCAGCACCACATCCAATCTACAAGTCTTTGAGCATCCAGAAATCTTTGCCTTAGGAGATTTAGCAGACTCTCATGACGCAGAAGGACAGCAAGTCCCTGCAACCGCCCAAGCAGCTTTCCAACAAGCCGATTACGCCGCTTGGAACATCTGGGCTTCTCTTACCAATCGTCCCCTACTTCCCTTCCGCTATCAACACTTAGGAGAAATGATGGCATTAGGGAAAGACAACGCCACCCTTGCTGGCTTAGGAATCAAACTAGAAGGGCCTTTAGCATACATCGGTCGCCGTCTTGCTTATTTATACAGATTGCCAACTTTAGACCATCAGCTCAAAGTTGGTTTTAATTGGCTAGTCCGTCCTATTATAGAAACGCTTTCTAAATAG